In a single window of the Littorina saxatilis isolate snail1 linkage group LG5, US_GU_Lsax_2.0, whole genome shotgun sequence genome:
- the LOC138966325 gene encoding serine-rich adhesin for platelets-like — MITGNRKEFEICTGSIGSKISGLELCGQLQFPNASMLSAGPYFPLTGPSSVSLVLHKRDSHSGYKVLAKRVENKRQSIAQLSFDTPGSSVVRAVSFDMMIDYPKNQAEISFASPWKKAALKGSMMNEEGMKSLTGRLDVDDDKVYSVTTEIKVDDQKDQKLMVLTPLVEIRRPGAEKITMIGSVTMDMRGKSMNSDLNLNGATEKPVQVQASYVNNQKEKKVSGSVRYGKETWSAQAGSVHSIRSGKNLQAQFSPIIVVTTPKGDVLKLEGSADFRQNKMLRSDITLTAPDFMDKPANLKLDLIRKERKKATKYNLNLRLKSKPFTGKASGFLNVADALSTKLTVDYNVYRVGRDRITVNGKFSNKSTSAFKKYTLTSSVDFKRNPEWNVQTSLDFDHKKKRTEGEVKVILGKDPKDKDSQLLLSASVNRKVKDVTDMDIDYKMKAAAPMMGIDTTLVGDHSHSPNSLGSKVTLKYGKDGFVTGEVNMKDKSDSSIRLNGDASLAFPGYSYEIDSSVKKSGKQYVHTVNTKTHNGPYMALISTYKSSKDDTHDVTADLRLKDFSPIKMSGTAGLQLDNLQLQGQMLHGKDSYSLNTLSKISRGPRGKWIVEVSYPSRKAAFTAIGGLKKNSADLDLDLAWDKERDDSAKITLSASGVLKNTRAQTSSNAKLELTTPFHHLPRLSASVSYDDDSKRYGLDGKVSTGGKSDTYYSTLDIRKPLSPSNVQLTWQAGTPVKGMKRMDASVAHVADPSSLSTVVKASRGKSQLEVTVTGSNKGSRGSTDVSGDVTIKSELPGMEDVSISAAHKDDGQKYETSGAFVVNKDRYSADLDLTHFRRDWQIQNSGNLKIASPEHEIATNWQHRSSDDDIKSSLNSNWGRGKELKVALSGNKQLGDYNSKVKGAFTVRSPWEPVRDIQLTLKHEHSDGQCKHKAELVHNGEKKMSTALNYLVIPSDISGDFALSLPIMEDKSGSLTIKRSGYPVTAHAELQIARGKIIAGDVSYSKDSNIDMDGNLRITTPFGALRAITLSGSTKREGDDILAKAILDYGVRKNYDAEIRIRPDTLSIARITFHTPLSALSSLEAGYRVAGDWLDLDASADLAVEPALGKYSGSLIWQNDDEISGKLRIDTPLRDLRYMQLVASSQETAQGRKSRMEAEYFPRKLYALTSFYSTDLPIIFTLDAETPIPGYNSFGLNIRHQHGDSAINTHGELQYLPERVIESTLALSWLDNMDGSLVVKTPFSGLEESKLSFRHDGDIEDFSSHAEGELMRHTMVADAQFKAGYKSSGIFTLESSLAKEVKAKFSKSGDLENLRGSASAAYGDQEIKGDIQHRMNSRSLSTSVSLNTPFTKVIKSSVELSNKQGIMQGDMSGQYGPKKVEMKNSVSLALPDASMSSSLSYKLDNSGPQEVKLTASKKGEWRSMDLAASLTTPYTQDAALSLRHVCYMPVSYQATLAANYGSRHTIASNTIMENRDNAFSASSVNSYRMDGHPREISASVGKNGDMDDMSVSASAKYNGQEVGLQGQLKQTDGIAANVQVNTPFEDFERLAADMTYSPIRNGFDQQSSVTYMRGKKIQQTLRVVNDDLRAMQLDASLTTPIQNLESTALNAQHTYDQHTKECSGSAQITSILGKHLVNYRRVGDWDHMTLDAAVDGNGEKLEGHVDRVPLSNGYKHAIDLKGLGEELQASLELEKTQEKVSGKAAASLAPASISIEGDASMTGFTAELNAKADINTQTRRDTATIALKKTGPLNDITVDMRGALNAKKASAIAEFKNSPGDLSGKVKISTPFEGFTKVGGSFSHSGDLNRFNSQGSVTYLDDQEISTKANFYRYEWSRIEAAAELSTPFSGLESTKAEYRHAGSPDSFTCSSSLEYGDSKKISSDVRAVLDPKYDITLTVKTPFRGYRKMVAAAALESLGNAHSASSSVELVGSERYAIDGSLDMDSIPMTFTGKLTTPMEALSSVEVSGSHHGQLDDFSSSLIFNSPQTDVIKGDAMLTVNSLYDVNGAASFSSQLSGLEDLRAEVKTSDQGSSKTGHAMVRWAPELQVAVDGTYDLKDYWYQKQLMADLTLSTPFQPLRSANMHVQHEQKDSKYSPKVELTLNGDTLLDAEGELTIGDSPAMSLSSRKPLPVQLTGSLNMAGAEKEGEIFLNWNRDESDKNVRVQTKVKDITDDKDFSVKMILPYRTVSSGVTLKKQDTALTSEGYLSWDDRADRKVFYTVQLNDNSQYYRKVYDGSVKVGVPARTLEGSGSYSHSQQTSALDGTFSWDAERDVTKQVGFQAKLTNGDKTKADLKFLMPAIGKEVHIDHEMEVNQGRTVWDGRTQLSYSKDSRRKLTVASSLKDVSASFQSGQNYSLAVAISHPHTKTDISFTSHIGATGERYSAAMDTVYLTSQSERKMMALRGEIDRLRRQIDLELVSPMKKMSMRGEVQSTEPYLIRLVNTYDDSEIIESQLKVDPEARSMQFITNYDLDNPENQLILQAGYVNASAFSAELYRQQRDRKISDALLATRLNTSTLLHTRLAWRPQSIDDMERYARGKTISYSDNIRKTLESSTSATGKELSDKYAAITEELYSELSPVLDLAHSELSRLGQQLEKSRKQLSRMYRNNDFYLQNIGDFASELIVAMKDYNDAYKEAYDTIISDIRGKLQDIKDYDIRQQYEKLVEDIAEQIALAIARSGEWVEEGLAELDEELMTLKGQAWRQLEELKNDPRMQQIQRRVQLLGHDYKWLAGYVSDRVQKFNIPEQYTSAIYSARDTIANGLVTDHVKTAQEVANEIYQQGAWAYQYWQVEKNAQKHAASILKMAKELAAQQLEKLTEKFSFLKKSKVTVYDPEQGEIQVEVFLPVALKSLQELPDLSFYVKQADDVMDRYVPDKDTVLHYYNQYAPWLNNASAPENDDMMAQFETYQPSQRAPRYLSRRNRVQGI; from the exons ATGATCACTGGCAACCGGAAGGAATTCGAGATCTGCACCGGAAGCATTGGCTCCAAGATCAGCGGCCTTGAACTGTGCGGACAACTCCAGTTCCCCAACGCCTCCATGCTGAGTGCTGGCCCTTACTTCCCCCTGACCGGACCTTCCAGTGTCAGCCTGGTTCTTCACAAGAGGGATTCTCACTCTGGCTACAAGGTCCTGGCCAAGAGAGTAGAG AACAAGAGGCAGAGCATCGCTCAGCTGTCATTCGACACCCCCGGCTCCAGTGTTGTGCGCGCTGTGTCCTTCGACATGATGATCGACTACCCCAAAAACCAGGCTGAGATCTCCTTCGCCTCTCCGTGGAAGAAGGCTGCACTTAAAG GTTCCATGATGAACGAAGAAGGCATGAAGAGTCTGACCGGCAGGCTGGATGTCGATGACGACAAGGTCTACTCCGTGACGACAGAGATCAAGGTGGACGACCAGAAGGACCAAAAGCTCATGGTCCTCACACCCTTGGTGGAGATCCGTCGTCCTGGTGCTGAGAAGATCACCATGATCGGTAGCGTTACCATGGATATGCGCGGCAAGAGCATGAACTCTGACCTCAACCTCAACGGGGCCACTGAGAAGCCCGTCCAGGTGCAAG CCTCCTACGTGAACAaccagaaggagaagaaggtgAGCGGTTCAGTCCGTTACGGCAAAGAGACCTGGTCCGCCCAGGCCGGCAGCGTCCACAGCATCCGCTCAGGCAAGAACCTGCAGGCCCAGTTCTCCCCCATCATCGTCGTCACAACGCCCAAGGGAGACGTGCTGAAGCTGGAGGGGTCTGCTGACTTCAGACAGAACAAGATGCTCCGCTCCGACATCACCCTCACTGCCCCTGACTTCATGGACAAGCCTGCCAACCTGAAAC TGGACCTGATCAGAAAAGAGCGCAAGAAGGCCACCAAGTACAACCTCAACCTGCGCCTCAAGTCCAAGCCCTTCACGGGCAAGGCCAGCGGTTTCCTCAACGTCGCCGACGCCCTCTCCACCAAGCTGACCGTGGACTACAACGTCTACCGCGTGGGCCGCGACCGCATCACTGTCAACGGCAAATTCAGCAACAAGAGCACGTCCGCCTTCAAGAAGTACACCCTCACATC CTCTGTGGACTTCAAGCGCAATCCCGAGTGGAACGTGCAGACAAGCCTAGACTTCGACCACAAGAAGAAGCGCACGGAAGgcgaggtcaaggtcatcctgGGCAAGGACCCCAAGGACAAGGACAGCCAGCTGCTGCTCTCCGCCTCCGTCAACCGCAAGGTCAAGGACGTCACTGACATGGACATCGACTACAAGATGAAGGCCGCTGCTCCCATGATG GGCATTGACACCACTCTCGTGGGAGATCACTCTCACAGCCCCAACTCGCTGGGATCCAAGGTGACCTTGAAGTACGGCAAGGACGGCTTCGTCACGGGCGAGGTCAACATGaaagacaagtcagacagcTCGATCAGGCTCAACGGAGACGCCAGTCTTGCGTTCCCAG GTTACAGCTACGAGATTGACAGCTCGGTGAAGAAGAGCGGTAAGCAGTACGTGCACACCGTCAATACCAAGACACACAATGGCCCCTACATGGCCTTGATCTCCACATACAAGTCCTCCAAGGACGACACCCATGACGTCACTGCTGACCTCCGCCTCAAGGACTTCTCTCCCATCAAG ATGAGCGGCACAGCTGGTCTGCAGCTGGACAACCTTCAGCTTCAAGGTCAGATGCTGCACGGCAAGGACAGTTACTCCCTCAACACGCTGTCCAAGATCTCACGTGGTCCGCGCGGCAAGTGGATCGTGGAGGTCAGCTACCCGTCACGCAAGGCTGCATTCACCGCCATCGGTGGTCTCAAGAAGAACAGCGCCGACCTCGACCTCGACCTTGCCTGGGACAAGGAAAGGGATGACTCCGCTAAG ATCACGCTGTCTGCCAGCGGCGTCCTCAAGAACACCCGCGCCCAGACCAGCTCTAACGCCAAGCTGGAACTGACCACCCCCTTCCACCACCTGCCCCGCCTCAGCGCCAGCGTCAGCTACGACGACGACTCCAAGCGTTACGGACTGGACGGCAAGGTCAGCACGGGCGGCAAGTCCGACACCTACTACTCCACCCTCGACATCCGCAAGCCCCTGTCGCCTAGCAACGTGCAGCTGACGTGGCAGGCCGGCACCCCCGTGAAGGGCATGAAGCGCATGGACGCCTCCGTCGCCCACGTTGCTGACCCCAGCTCCCTGAGCACAGTGGTCAAGGCCTCACGCGGCAAGAGTCAGCTAGAGGTCACTGTCACCGGCAGCAACAAGGGCAGCAGAGGCTCCACTGACGTCAGCGGTGACGTCACCATCAAAAGTGAACTGCCCGGCATGGAAGACGTCAGCATCAGCGCGGCGCACAAGGATGACGGTCAGAAGTACGAAACCAGCGGTGCCTTTGTTGTCAACAAAGACAG GTACTCTGCCGACCTTGACCTGACTCACTTCCGACGTGACTGGCAGATCCAGAACAGCGGCAACCTGAAGATCGCCTCCCCTGAACACGAGATCGCCACCAACTGGCAGCACCGCAGCTCTGACGATGACATCAAGTCGTCCTTGAACTCAAACTGGGGTCGTGGAAAAGAACTGAAG GTGGCTCTGTCCGGCAACAAGCAGCTGGGTGACTACAACAGCAAGGTCAAGGGCGCTTTTACTGTGCGGTCTCCATGGGAACCCGTGCGTGACATTCAGCTGACCCTGAAACACGAGCACAGCGACGGACAGTGCAAACACAAGGCTGAGCTCGTGCATAACGGCGAGAAGAAGATGTCCACCGCCTTGAACTACCTGGTCATACCTTCAGACATCAGCGGCGACtttgctctctctctgcccATCATGGAAGACAAGTCCGGCAGCCTGACCATCAAGCGCAGCGGCTACCCCGTCACAGCCCACGCCGAGCTGCAGATCGCGCGCGGCAAGATCATCGCTGGTGACGTCTCTTACAGCAAGGACAGCAACATCGACATGGACGGCAACCTGAGGATCACCACGCCCTTCGGAGCCCTCAGGGCCATTACCCTCAGCGGGTCCACCAAGCGCGAGGGAGACGACATCCTGGCCAAGGCCATCCTGGACTACGGAGTCCGCAAGAACTACGACGCTGAGATCAGAATCCGCCCTGATACTCTGAGCATCGCCCGCATCACCTTCCACACCCCACTGTCTGCACTCTCCTCTCTGGAGGCCGGTTACCGGGTCGCCGGGGACTGGCTAGACCTTGATGCTAGCGCCGACCTGGCCGTCGAGCCTGCACTGGGAAAATACAGCGGGTCCCTGATCTGGCAGAATGACGACGAGATCTCCGGCAAGCTGAGGATCGACACTCCACTCAGAGACCTGCGCTACATGCAGCTGGTGGCCAGCAGCCAGGAGACGGCCCAGGGCCGCAAGAGTCGCATGGAAGCGGAGTACTTCCCCCGCAAGTTGTACGCCCTCACCTCCTTCTACAGCACCGATCTGCCCATCATCTTCACGTTGGACGCCGAAACCCCCATCCCCGGCTACAACAGCTTCGGTCTAAACATCCGCCACCAGCACGGCGACTCCGCCATTAACACCCACGGCGAGCTGCAGTACCTGCCTGAGCGCGTGATCGAGAGCACCCTGGCCCTCAGCTGGCTGGACAACATGGACGGCAGCCTGGTGGTCAAGACTCCGTTCTCTGGCCTGGAGGAGAGCAAGCTGTCCTTCCGCCACGACGGCGACATCGAGGACTTCAGCAGCCACGCTGAAGGCGAGCTGATGCGCCACACCATGGTGGCCGACGCGCAGTTCAAGGCCGGATACAAGTCATCAGGCATCTTCACTCTGGAATCCTCGCTGGCGAAGGAAGTCAAGGCCAAGTTCAGCAAGTCTGGCGACCTCGAAAACCTCAGGGGATCCGCTTCCGCTGCCTACGGCGACCAGGAAATCAAGGGCGACATCCAGCACAGGATGAACTCGCGCAGCCTGTCCACATCCGTCTCTCTCAACACGCCCTTCACCAAGGTGATCAAGTCGTCCGTGGAGCTGAGCAACAAACAGGGCATCATGCAGGGCGATATGAGCGGCCAGTACGGGCCCAAGAAGGTGGAGATGAAGAACTCCGTGAGCCTGGCTCTGCCCGACGCCAGCATGAGCTCCAGCCTCAGCTACAAGCTGGACAACTCGGGTCCCCAGGAGGTGAAGCTGACGGCCAGCAAGAAGGGAGAGTGGCGCAGCATGGACCTGGCCGCTTCTCTCACCACGCCCTACACCCAGGACGCCGCGCTGTCGCTGCGCCACGTCTGCTACATGCCAGTCTCCTACCAGGCCACCCTCGCCGCCAACTACGGCAGCCGCCACACCATCGCCAGTAACACCATCATGGAAAACCGCGACAACGCCTTCAGCGCCTCCAGCGTCAACTCTTACAGAATGGACGGACATCCGCGCGAGATCTCCGCCTCCGTCGGGAAGAACGGTGACATGGACGACATGAGCGTCTCCGCCAGCGCCAAGTACAACGGTCAGGAGGTCGGCCTGCAGGGCCAGCTGAAGCAGACTGACGGCATCGCGGCCAATGTGCAGGTGAACACGCCCTTCGAGGACTTTGAGCGCCTGGCAGCCGACATGACCTACTCCCCCATCAGAAACGGTTTCGACCAGCAGAGCAGCGTGACATACATGCGCGGCAAGAAGATCCAGCAGACCCTGAGAGTGGTGAATGACGACCTCCGCGCCATGCAGCTGGACGCCTCTCTGACCACGCCCATCCAGAACCTGGAGAGCACCGCCCTCAACGCGCAGCATACCTACGACCAGCACACCAAGGAATGCTCTGGCTCCGCCCAGATCACGTCAATCCTCGGCAAGCACCTGGTCAACTACCGTCGCGTGGGTGACTGGGACCACATGACCCTGGATGCCGCTGTGGACGGAAACGGAGAGAAGCTGGAGGGTCACGTCGACAGAGTTCCGCTCAGCAACGGCTACAAGCACGCCATCGACCTGAAGGGACTGGGCGAGGAACTTCAGGCTTCACTTGAGCTTGAGAAGACGCAGGAGAAGGTGAGCGGCAAGGCCGCTGCCTCCCTCGCACCTGCCTCCATCAGCATCGAAGGCGACGCCTCCATGACGGGATTCACCGCCGAGCTTAACGCCAAGGCCGACATCAACACTCAGACCCGCAGAGACACCGCCACCATCGCCCTGAAGAAGACTGGACCCCTGAACGACATCACCGTGGACATGCGAGGTGCACTCAATGCCAAGAAGGCCAGCGCTATTGCCGAGTTCAAGAACTCCCCAGGCGATCTGTCCGGCAAGGTGAAGATCAGCACGCCTTTCGAGGGCTTCACCAAGGTGGGCGGTTCCTTCAGTCACTCCGGAGACCTCAACCGTTTCAACAGCCAGGGCAGCGTGACGTATCTCGACGACCAGGAAATCTCTACCAAGGCCAACTTCTACCGCTACGAGTGGAGCCGCATTGAGGCAGCCGCTGAGCTGAGCACACCTTTCTCTGGCTTGGAGTCCACCAAGGCTGAGTACCGCCACGCAGGCTCTCCCGACAGCTTCACTTGCTCCTCTTCCCTAGAATACGGCGACTCCAAGAAGATCTCCAGCGACGTGCGTGCCGTTCTGGACCCCAAGTACGACATCACCCTCACCGTGAAGACTCCGTTCCGCGGGTACAGGAAGATGGTTGCAGCGGCCGCTCTGGAGAGCCTGGGCAACGCTCACAGCGCCAGCTCCTCTGTGGAACTTGTCGGCAGCGAGCGCTACGCCATTGACGGCAGTCTGGACATGGACTCCATCCCAATGACCTTCACCGGCAAGCTGACCACGCCCATGGAAGCCCTGAGCAGTGTGGAGGTCAGCGGTTCTCACCACGGTCAGCTGGACGACTTCAGCTCCTCCCTCATCTTCAACTCCCCTCAGACTGACGTCATCAAGGGCGACGCTATGCTGACGGTGAACTCCCTCTATGACGTCAACGGCGCTGCGTCATTCAGCAGCCAGCTGTCGGGCCTGGAGGACCTGAGGGCCGAAGTGAAGACGAGCGACCAGGGCAGCAGCAAGACCGGACACGCCATGGTCCGCTGGGCGCCTGAGCTGCAAGTTGCAGTGGACGGTACCTACGACCTCAAGGACTACTGGTACCAGAAGCAGCTGATGGCTGACCTGACCCTCTCCACCCCCTTCCAGCCACTGCGCTCCGCCAACATGCACGTGCAGCACGAGCAGAAGGACAGCAAGTACTCGCCcaag GTGGAACTCACACTGAACGGGGACACCCTGCTGGATGCTGAGGGAGAACTGACCATCGGCGACTCTCCTGCGATGTCTCTGTCGTCACGCAAACCGTTGCCGGTCCAGCTGACCGGCTCGCTCAACATGGCGGGCGCGGAGAAGGAGGGCGAGATCTTCCTCAACTGGAACCGCGACGAGAGCGACAAGAACGTGCGCGTGCAGACCAAGGTCAAGGACATCACGGACGACAAAGATTTCTCCGTCAAG ATGATTCTGCCTTACCGCACAGTGAGTTCAGGTGTGACACTGAAGAAGCAGGACACCGCACTGACCAGTGAAGGCTACCTGTCGTGGGATGACCGTGCCGACAGGAAGGTCTTCTACACTGTCCAGCTCAACGACAACAGCCAATACTACCGCAAG GTGTACGACGGCAGCGTGAAGGTAGGAGTTCCTGCTCGTACCCTGGAAGGTTCCGGCTCGTACTCCCACAGCCAGCAGACCTCCGCGCTTGACGGTACATTCTCGTGGGACGCCGAGCGTGACGTGACGAAACAGGTGGGCTTCCAGGCCAAGCTGACCAACGGCGACAAGACAAAGGCTGACCTCAAGTTCCTCATGCCCGCCATcggcaag GAGGTGCACATCGACCACGAGATGGAGGTGAACCAGGGCCGCACAGTGTGGGACGGCAGGACGCAGCTCTCCTACTCCAAGGACTCTCGCAGGAAGCTCACTGTCGCCTCCTCTCTCAAGGACGTCTCTGCTTCGTTCCA GTCCGGCCAGAACTACAGCCTGGCTGTCgccatctcccacccccataCCAAGACCGACATCAGCTTCACCTCACACATCGGAGCCACCGGGGAACGCTACTCCGCTGCCATGGATACCGTGTACTTGACGTCACAAAGCGAGCGCAAGATGATGGCTCTCCGCGGCGAGATCGACCGTCTGCGTCGCCAGATTGACCTGGAG CTGGTGAGCCCCATGAAGAAAATGTCGATGCGGGGCGAGGTGCAGTCCACTGAGCCCTACCTCATCAGGCTGGTCAACACGTATGACGACAGCGAGATCATCGAGTCCCAGCTCAAGGTCGACCCCGAGGCACGCTCCATGCAGTTCATCACCAACTACGACCTGG acaACCCCGAGAACCAGCTGATCCTGCAGGCAGGCTATGTGAACGCCTCTGCCTTCAGCGCTGAGCTGTACCGCCAGCAGCGAGACAGGAAGATCAGTGATGCCCTGCTGGCCACACGTCTCAACACCTCCACCCTGCTCCACACCCGTCTCGCCTGGAGACCCCAGAGCATTGATGACATGGAG AGGTACGCACGCGGCAAAACCATCAGCTACTCCGACAACATCCGCAAGACACTCGAGTCTTCCACCAGCGCTACCGGAAAGGAACTGAGCGACAAATACGCCGCCATCACAGAAGAGCTGTACTCGGAGTTGTCGCCCGTGCTTGACCTCGCTCACAGCGAGCTGAGCAGACTGGGTCAGCAATTAGAGAAGTCGCGCAAACAGCTGAGCAGGATGTACCGCAACAACGACTTCTACTTGCAGAACATCGGGGATTTCGCTTCTGAACTGAT CGTCGCCATGAAAGACTACAACGACGCATACAAAGAGGCCTACGACACCATCATCAGCGACATCAGAGGCAAACTCCAAGACATCAAAGATTACGACATCCGTCAGCAGTACGAGAAACTCGTTGAAGACATCGCCGAACAAATCGCT CTGGCCATCGCCCGTAGCGGTGAGTGGGTGGAGGAAGGCCTTGCCGAGCTGGACGAAGAGCTGATGACCCTGAAGGGACAGGCCTGGCGTCAATTGGAGGAGCTGAAGAATGACCCGCGCATGCAGCAGATCCAGAGGCGCGTGCAGCTTCTGGGTCACGACTACAAGTGGCTGGCGGGATACGTGTCGGATCGCGTGCAGAAGTTCAACATCCCCGAGCAGTACACCTCGGCCATCTACAGCGCACGTGACACCATCGCTAATGGACTGGTGACCGACCACGTCAAGACGGCCCAGGAGGTCGCCAATGAAATTTACCAGCAG GGAGCGTGGGCATACCAATACTGGCAGGTGGAGAAGAACGCCCAGAAGCACGCCGCTAGCATCCTCAAGATGGCCAAGGAACTCGCCGCACAGCAGCTGGAAAAACTCACCGAGAAGTTCAGCTTCCTCAAGAAGAGCAAG GTAACGGTGTACGACCCCGAGCAAGGTGAGATCCAGGTAGAAGTGTTCCTCCCCGTGGCCCTCAAGTCCCTCCAGGAACTGCCCGACCTCTCCTTCTACGTCAAGCAGGCTGATGACGTCATGGACCGTTACGTGCCCGATAAGGACACCGTGCTGCACTACTACAACCAG TACGCACCCTGGCTGAACAACGCGTCAGCACCAGAGAACGATGACATGATGGCTCAGTTTGAG ACTTACCAGCCTAGCCAAAGAGCCCCACGTTATCTTAGTCGCCGCAACCGCGTGCAAGGGATCTAA